A single window of uncultured Methanospirillum sp. DNA harbors:
- a CDS encoding phosphopyruvate hydratase produces the protein MTTIRAVDLRVILDSRGRKTVEADISVENGFGRAAAPGGASTGAHEAAVKEATAAVGDARSQVIPYLLGLDSADQIGFDALLREVDGTDNFAGIGANVAVALSMANAKAAAAALKIPLWRHLGGSFVSSAPLPLGNVIGGGAHATGATEIQEFLVVPTGCSSIRDGVYANARAHAVVKELLQKRGIFCGKGDEGAWAPAISDQDAFEVVTEAVGQVSDEVGFALSTGVDVAASQFHNPGTELYEYRGGLVRTAEEQINYVAELIDEFGLVYVEDPLYEEDFESFATLTEQMGSACLICGDDLFVTNPSRIEKGIEEGSANCVLIKPNQIGTLTDTFEAISLARKFGMETVMSHRSGETGDTTIAHLGCAFGCVFIKTGVVGGERTEKLNELIRIEENMI, from the coding sequence ATGACCACCATACGTGCCGTTGATCTGAGAGTCATACTCGACTCCCGCGGTCGCAAAACTGTTGAAGCAGATATATCTGTAGAGAACGGATTTGGCAGAGCAGCAGCTCCGGGGGGTGCCAGTACTGGTGCCCACGAAGCAGCAGTCAAAGAAGCGACAGCGGCAGTAGGAGATGCACGCTCTCAGGTGATCCCTTACCTGCTCGGTCTGGATTCAGCCGATCAGATTGGGTTTGATGCCCTTCTGCGTGAGGTGGATGGGACTGATAACTTTGCAGGGATAGGTGCGAATGTGGCGGTCGCCCTCTCAATGGCAAACGCCAAGGCTGCTGCGGCAGCCCTGAAGATACCACTCTGGAGACATCTCGGAGGATCGTTTGTATCTTCTGCCCCCCTCCCGTTAGGGAATGTGATCGGGGGCGGAGCTCATGCAACCGGTGCTACCGAGATACAGGAGTTTCTGGTTGTTCCTACCGGATGCTCCAGCATCAGGGATGGTGTCTATGCAAATGCACGTGCTCACGCGGTGGTGAAGGAACTCCTGCAGAAGCGGGGAATATTCTGCGGAAAGGGCGATGAAGGAGCATGGGCACCGGCAATATCAGATCAGGACGCCTTCGAGGTTGTTACTGAAGCAGTCGGCCAGGTATCTGATGAAGTCGGGTTTGCCCTGAGCACCGGTGTTGATGTGGCTGCAAGTCAGTTCCACAACCCGGGAACCGAGCTCTACGAATACAGGGGTGGCCTTGTCAGAACAGCCGAGGAGCAGATCAACTATGTTGCCGAGCTCATCGACGAGTTCGGACTTGTATATGTTGAGGATCCCCTTTATGAGGAGGACTTCGAATCTTTCGCCACCCTTACCGAGCAGATGGGAAGTGCATGCCTCATCTGCGGTGATGATCTCTTCGTCACCAACCCTTCCCGGATAGAGAAGGGGATAGAAGAAGGTTCGGCAAATTGTGTGCTCATCAAGCCGAACCAGATCGGAACCCTGACCGATACTTTTGAGGCGATATCACTCGCCAGAAAGTTCGGCATGGAGACCGTTATGAGCCACCGCTCCGGGGAGACCGGGGATACTACCATCGCCCATCTGGGATGTGCGTTCGGGTGCGTATTCATCAAGACCGGTGTTGTCGGCGGAGAACGAACAGAAAAACTGAATGAACTCATTCGGATAGAGGAGAACATGATATGA
- the rpsB gene encoding 30S ribosomal protein S2, with product MNGNEMEIELNEPLVSVEEYLAAGVHIGTQQKSSDMKNFIYRVRGDGLYILDIRETDERIKLAAKFLSQYDPAKVLVVTSRQYGQFPARQFAEAIGAYPMTGRYIPGTLTNPILPKYAEPEVIVVTDPVSDIQVIREALQIGIPVLALCDTNNMTSLVDIVIPTNNKGRKALSMIYFLLTKEFLRHKGYSTSLTPEDFETDL from the coding sequence ATGAACGGAAATGAGATGGAGATTGAACTGAACGAGCCCCTTGTCTCTGTTGAGGAGTACCTGGCGGCCGGTGTACACATTGGAACACAGCAGAAGAGCAGCGATATGAAGAACTTCATCTACCGCGTCCGCGGTGATGGGCTCTACATTCTGGACATCAGGGAGACTGACGAGCGGATCAAGCTCGCAGCAAAGTTCCTTTCTCAGTATGATCCTGCCAAGGTTCTCGTTGTGACCTCCCGTCAGTACGGGCAGTTCCCGGCACGTCAGTTTGCAGAGGCAATCGGTGCATACCCGATGACCGGCCGGTACATCCCCGGTACCCTGACCAACCCGATTCTGCCTAAATATGCAGAACCTGAAGTCATTGTCGTGACCGACCCGGTCAGCGACATCCAGGTCATCAGAGAGGCACTTCAGATCGGAATCCCGGTCCTTGCACTCTGTGATACCAACAATATGACCAGCCTCGTGGACATTGTCATCCCAACCAACAACAAGGGTCGCAAGGCTCTCTCCATGATCTACTTCCTGCTCACCAAGGAATTCCTCAGACACAAGGGGTACTCAACCTCCCTGACTCCTGAAGACTTCGAGACTGATCTGTAA
- the amrB gene encoding AmmeMemoRadiSam system protein B has product MMIRRCGVAGMFYPADPVQLTHMLDAFFRSARTGGDAKGVASPHAGYIYSGQTSAHAFSAIREGFDGTFILIGPSHRGFPTCVSSIPWDTPIGPVRTDTDLVARIGLPVDEQAMAFGNENSLEVQVPFIRYRFPDAAIVAIMMGPQTMREIAMVSGHIISAVRDYAKDVRIVASSDFSHYVAADKAQKDDLFVIEALKDLNVQEFYNRIQQHRVTACGYGPIGAMVEALRPQGATRCDLISYTTSGEASGDFQQVVGYAALAVN; this is encoded by the coding sequence ATGATGATCAGGCGTTGTGGCGTGGCCGGGATGTTCTACCCGGCTGACCCGGTTCAGCTGACTCACATGCTGGACGCGTTCTTCAGGTCTGCTCGTACCGGTGGGGATGCAAAGGGAGTTGCATCCCCTCATGCCGGCTATATCTATTCTGGTCAGACCTCTGCCCATGCATTTAGTGCAATCAGGGAGGGATTTGACGGGACATTTATCCTGATTGGCCCCAGCCACCGTGGATTTCCAACCTGTGTCTCCAGCATACCCTGGGATACCCCGATCGGTCCGGTCAGGACAGACACCGATCTTGTCGCCAGGATAGGGCTTCCGGTTGATGAACAGGCAATGGCGTTCGGAAATGAGAACTCTCTTGAGGTTCAGGTTCCGTTCATCAGATACCGATTCCCTGACGCGGCGATCGTGGCTATCATGATGGGCCCTCAGACAATGCGGGAGATCGCCATGGTGTCAGGGCATATAATCAGCGCAGTTCGTGATTATGCCAAAGATGTGCGGATTGTTGCCTCCAGTGACTTTTCGCATTATGTTGCTGCAGATAAGGCACAAAAAGACGATCTATTTGTCATTGAAGCACTGAAGGATCTGAACGTGCAGGAATTCTATAATCGAATACAACAACACAGGGTAACCGCCTGCGGGTATGGCCCGATCGGGGCAATGGTCGAGGCTCTCAGACCGCAGGGCGCCACCCGGTGCGATCTCATCTCATATACTACCAGCGGAGAGGCAAGCGGGGACTTTCAGCAGGTAGTCGGATATGCGGCACTGGCGGTGAACTGA
- the mvk gene encoding mevalonate kinase: MATWSAPGKVFLFGEHAVVYGKPGIALAIRPRVYVTVRKTSHAHHAKSPYIDQCFKELNVKGSVYINSQLPSSSGLGSSAAVTVATMAAINDEFGLGKTRDQIAEQAYKIEKRVQKGRASPTDTTVSTYGGMFLIKEGTRKRLAPQNYHLVVGNSQVTHSTARMVEKVADLKGKYPTICEPVMDAIEALTLDAMKHLDEPQYLGRLMDMNHALLDVLGVGHPQLSKLVLAARATGAYGAKITGAGGGGCMVALAPKNLKARIAGALEVTDGRALITCLDTEGLRKEKDA; the protein is encoded by the coding sequence TTGGCAACCTGGAGTGCACCCGGGAAGGTGTTTCTCTTTGGTGAACACGCGGTGGTATATGGAAAACCAGGCATTGCACTTGCGATCCGTCCACGTGTTTATGTGACTGTCAGGAAGACCAGTCATGCCCACCATGCAAAATCACCGTACATTGATCAGTGTTTCAAGGAACTGAACGTGAAGGGGAGTGTCTATATAAACTCACAACTCCCCAGTTCTTCAGGACTCGGCTCATCGGCAGCTGTGACGGTGGCAACGATGGCTGCCATCAATGATGAGTTCGGACTTGGTAAGACCCGCGATCAGATCGCTGAACAGGCATATAAGATCGAGAAGCGTGTGCAGAAAGGCAGGGCAAGCCCGACTGATACCACCGTGTCAACGTATGGCGGAATGTTCCTCATCAAAGAAGGAACCCGCAAGCGGCTGGCACCTCAGAACTATCATCTGGTTGTCGGAAACAGCCAGGTAACGCATTCGACCGCGAGAATGGTCGAGAAGGTTGCCGATCTGAAAGGGAAGTATCCCACGATCTGCGAACCGGTAATGGATGCTATCGAGGCACTTACGCTCGATGCAATGAAACATCTCGACGAGCCGCAATATCTCGGCCGTCTCATGGATATGAATCATGCTCTCCTCGACGTGCTCGGGGTGGGCCATCCCCAGCTCTCCAAACTGGTGCTTGCAGCCCGGGCAACCGGTGCGTATGGTGCAAAGATAACCGGGGCAGGAGGTGGTGGCTGTATGGTTGCACTGGCACCCAAGAACCTCAAGGCCCGGATCGCCGGGGCACTGGAGGTTACTGATGGACGGGCGCTTATCACCTGCCTTGACACAGAAGGACTCCGGAAAGAAAAGGATGCGTAA
- a CDS encoding isopentenyl phosphate kinase, with protein sequence MRNRTILKLGGSVITEKSAGSAGVIRYDALAAIAKSLALYPDMPLLIVHGAGSFGHPQAKAYHIQEGVTRENRKGIFETHQAVRELNTAVVEALRSNGIEAVPIHPLHGCEASDGKLVNPFFGHMDRMISLGLVPVIHGDVVMDRKRGACIVSGDQLIRVLAEGLRMDRVGLATDVLGLLENDGSVVRELRRSTAHQVTIGNSGHIDVTGGMEGKIAELLALADHGIRSEMFHISQFEAFLAGKDHGGTRILPEDA encoded by the coding sequence ATGCGTAATCGAACGATACTCAAGCTCGGCGGGAGCGTGATAACTGAGAAGTCAGCCGGCTCTGCAGGCGTTATCAGATATGATGCCCTCGCTGCTATTGCAAAGAGCCTTGCACTGTACCCTGACATGCCACTCTTGATTGTGCATGGTGCAGGTTCATTCGGCCATCCGCAGGCGAAAGCCTACCATATCCAGGAAGGTGTGACGAGGGAGAACCGGAAAGGCATCTTTGAGACACACCAGGCTGTCAGGGAACTCAACACCGCTGTAGTAGAAGCTCTGAGGAGCAACGGTATCGAAGCAGTTCCGATTCATCCACTCCATGGGTGCGAGGCATCTGATGGAAAACTCGTGAACCCGTTCTTCGGTCACATGGACCGGATGATCAGCCTTGGCCTGGTTCCTGTCATTCACGGTGACGTTGTGATGGATCGTAAAAGGGGTGCCTGTATTGTTTCCGGTGATCAGCTGATCCGGGTCCTTGCAGAAGGGCTTCGAATGGACCGTGTCGGTCTCGCGACCGATGTACTGGGTCTTCTCGAGAATGATGGATCAGTTGTGAGGGAGCTGCGCCGATCAACGGCGCACCAGGTTACCATCGGCAACTCGGGTCATATTGATGTGACCGGGGGAATGGAAGGAAAGATAGCCGAACTTCTCGCTCTTGCCGATCACGGGATCAGGTCTGAGATGTTCCATATCTCGCAGTTCGAAGCGTTTCTCGCCGGGAAGGATCATGGCGGGACACGTATCCTGCCGGAGGATGCATGA
- the fni gene encoding type 2 isopentenyl-diphosphate Delta-isomerase yields MNRRKFTSSRKLDHLRICLEEDIESGSTGFEDIRLVHNALPDSDMDTLDLSTDLFGHRFGSPLFISAMTGGHPETTRVNEVLAQAAQKYGLGIGVGSQRAAIEDQTLAETFSIVRETAPDAFIVGNLGIVQLRDHGIEWAETAVEMIDADALAIHLNFLQEATQPEGDHDATGCLDALRELCREFKVPVIVKETGCGFSKEIARLCYGAGASCIDVGGYGGSSWAAIESYRAGKGEAGGDQRLSDLGLLFKEWGIPTAVSVTEAVRCGGPVIASGGIRTGIDIAKALVLGASLGGMALPLLKPACDGIEALSETIETIQQQLRIALFLTGHTRVSEMPDTRWYVTGPTAQLIQQQ; encoded by the coding sequence ATGAACCGGAGAAAGTTCACATCCTCGCGGAAACTGGATCACCTTCGAATCTGCCTTGAAGAAGATATTGAATCAGGAAGCACCGGGTTTGAAGATATCAGGCTCGTTCACAATGCCCTACCTGATTCAGATATGGATACACTGGACCTATCGACCGATCTATTCGGACACCGGTTCGGATCCCCGCTCTTTATCTCAGCAATGACAGGCGGTCATCCTGAAACTACCAGGGTGAATGAGGTACTTGCACAGGCCGCCCAGAAATACGGCCTAGGGATAGGGGTAGGATCGCAGCGGGCGGCAATTGAAGATCAAACTCTCGCCGAAACATTCTCGATCGTCAGGGAAACTGCCCCTGATGCATTCATTGTCGGCAATCTCGGTATCGTACAACTCAGGGATCATGGGATCGAATGGGCAGAAACCGCGGTTGAGATGATAGATGCAGACGCTCTAGCCATCCATCTGAATTTTCTCCAGGAGGCAACCCAGCCTGAAGGAGATCATGATGCAACCGGCTGCCTTGATGCACTGCGGGAATTGTGCAGGGAGTTCAAAGTCCCGGTCATTGTGAAAGAGACCGGGTGCGGGTTCTCAAAGGAGATTGCACGGCTCTGCTATGGAGCAGGTGCTTCCTGCATCGATGTTGGCGGATATGGCGGATCATCATGGGCGGCGATCGAGAGTTACAGAGCAGGGAAAGGGGAAGCAGGCGGAGATCAACGGCTCTCGGATCTCGGCCTGCTCTTTAAAGAGTGGGGCATCCCCACCGCAGTCAGCGTCACTGAGGCTGTCAGATGTGGCGGCCCGGTGATTGCCAGCGGTGGGATCAGAACCGGGATTGATATTGCAAAAGCCCTGGTTCTTGGTGCCAGCCTCGGCGGAATGGCTCTTCCCCTGCTCAAACCGGCATGCGATGGAATAGAAGCCCTGTCAGAGACGATAGAGACGATCCAGCAGCAACTTCGGATCGCCCTCTTCCTGACCGGGCATACCCGGGTGTCAGAGATGCCCGATACCAGATGGTACGTTACCGGTCCGACAGCGCAACTGATACAGCAACAATAA
- a CDS encoding RNase J family beta-CASP ribonuclease: MDIEVLAVGGYNEFGRNMTAIRCGKEIVIIDMGIRLDSLMMHPEIEMENTHSLDLIEMGVIPDDTVMNQIEGTVKAIVLSHGHLDHLGAVPKLAHRYNAPIIGTPYTIELVRQQIEGEKKFGVNNKLYPLKYSQRYTISNTLSLELVRTQHSIIDTATVVLYTPKGAIVYALDFKLDRNPVLGEPPDFAKFRKIGKEGVLCLITESTNVNRKGRCPSEQLAKSMVRDVMTSYEDDKNALIVSTFASHIARVKTIAECAHEIGRKPLLLGRSMERYCSTAEQMKYVRFPDTTSIFGNRRVVERTLRRVIKGPRDEYVPIVTGHQGEPGSILTRIAQKDTPYRIEKGDKIMISAQLIPNDMNRAQRYRMFTMLSQQGGRIFDDLHVSGHAYCEDHYEFLTMLNPQFVIAAHGGVNLTSEYLNLATDCGYTLNKDFFLMANGQRQRLA; the protein is encoded by the coding sequence TTGGACATTGAAGTCCTTGCAGTGGGTGGCTATAATGAATTTGGCCGAAATATGACCGCCATCCGCTGCGGCAAGGAAATAGTCATTATTGATATGGGGATCAGGCTTGACTCCCTGATGATGCACCCTGAAATCGAGATGGAGAATACTCATTCGCTCGACCTGATCGAGATGGGTGTCATCCCTGATGATACGGTGATGAACCAGATCGAAGGGACGGTCAAGGCGATCGTTCTCTCACACGGTCACCTGGATCACCTCGGGGCCGTGCCAAAACTGGCACACCGGTATAATGCCCCGATCATCGGGACACCATACACGATAGAACTCGTCAGACAACAGATCGAGGGTGAGAAGAAGTTCGGAGTAAACAACAAGCTCTACCCGCTTAAATACTCTCAGCGGTATACCATCTCAAATACGCTCTCGCTCGAGCTCGTGCGGACCCAGCACAGTATCATTGATACCGCAACAGTCGTGTTGTACACCCCGAAAGGGGCTATTGTGTATGCTCTCGACTTCAAACTTGACAGAAACCCGGTCCTCGGCGAACCGCCGGACTTTGCAAAGTTCCGCAAGATCGGCAAAGAAGGAGTGCTCTGCCTCATCACCGAGTCCACTAACGTGAACAGGAAAGGACGGTGCCCGAGCGAGCAGCTTGCGAAGAGCATGGTCCGTGATGTGATGACAAGCTACGAGGATGACAAGAACGCCCTCATTGTCAGCACCTTCGCATCCCATATCGCGAGGGTCAAGACCATCGCTGAGTGTGCCCATGAGATCGGAAGGAAACCCCTGCTCCTTGGCAGGTCAATGGAACGCTACTGCAGCACTGCAGAACAGATGAAGTACGTTCGGTTCCCTGACACCACCAGCATCTTTGGCAACCGCAGGGTTGTGGAGCGGACACTTCGCCGGGTCATCAAGGGTCCAAGGGATGAGTATGTGCCGATCGTGACCGGTCACCAGGGTGAACCCGGTTCTATCCTGACCAGGATAGCACAGAAGGACACCCCGTACCGGATCGAGAAGGGTGATAAGATCATGATCAGTGCCCAGCTGATTCCGAATGATATGAACCGTGCCCAGCGGTACCGAATGTTTACGATGCTCAGTCAGCAGGGTGGCCGCATCTTTGACGACCTTCACGTATCAGGGCATGCATATTGTGAGGATCATTACGAGTTCCTTACCATGCTTAACCCTCAGTTCGTTATCGCTGCACACGGAGGCGTGAATCTTACCTCCGAGTACCTGAATCTCGCCACTGATTGTGGGTACACCTTAAACAAAGACTTCTTCCTGATGGCAAACGGCCAGCGGCAGAGACTGGCCTGA
- a CDS encoding polyprenyl synthetase family protein, translating into MDLETYLRKTATEVNTLLDQYYGNPGTELSKASNHLLFAGGKRLRPALFKLAADTIRSGSSAGILPAGLALEVTHNFTLIHDDIMDGDATRRGKPTVHTIWGEPAAILAGDVLFARSFCLVADAIAPDAAKVEASALLAKTCVEICEGQQLDMTFETRQDVTRDEYLDMVTKKTGVLYGAAAAMGALLAGASKPQVDALYTYGCSIGAAFQIQDDIIDLMAPPEQSGKDQASDIREGKQTIIAITAREKGVDLSPYRRKLDPAEINSLIALLQEKGVIAEVQETADSMVRDAINGLSVLRDCPERQLLSDLAYFFVQRGY; encoded by the coding sequence ATGGATCTGGAGACGTATCTGCGAAAAACTGCAACCGAGGTCAACACACTGCTTGACCAATACTACGGCAATCCCGGAACCGAATTATCAAAGGCATCAAACCACCTGCTCTTTGCAGGTGGAAAACGGCTGCGGCCTGCGCTCTTCAAACTGGCAGCAGACACCATCCGCTCCGGCAGCTCTGCAGGAATCCTTCCTGCAGGGCTGGCTCTTGAAGTTACCCACAACTTCACGCTCATCCATGATGACATCATGGACGGGGATGCAACCCGCAGGGGAAAGCCAACGGTCCATACCATATGGGGAGAACCTGCAGCTATCCTTGCCGGAGATGTGCTCTTTGCACGTTCGTTCTGTCTTGTTGCCGATGCTATAGCTCCTGATGCTGCAAAAGTTGAAGCGTCTGCACTTCTTGCAAAGACATGTGTCGAGATCTGCGAGGGACAGCAACTTGACATGACCTTTGAGACAAGACAGGATGTGACCCGGGATGAGTACCTTGATATGGTCACCAAGAAGACCGGTGTGCTCTATGGAGCAGCAGCGGCAATGGGAGCGTTGCTCGCCGGTGCATCAAAGCCGCAGGTTGATGCTCTCTATACATACGGATGCAGCATCGGTGCAGCGTTTCAGATCCAGGACGATATCATCGATCTGATGGCTCCTCCCGAGCAGTCAGGAAAGGACCAGGCATCGGATATCAGGGAAGGAAAGCAGACGATCATCGCTATAACAGCCCGTGAGAAGGGGGTTGACCTCTCCCCGTACCGCAGGAAACTTGACCCTGCTGAGATCAATTCACTCATTGCTCTTCTCCAGGAGAAGGGTGTTATCGCAGAAGTTCAGGAGACAGCCGACTCAATGGTCCGTGACGCCATCAATGGACTCTCGGTACTTCGTGACTGTCCAGAACGCCAACTCCTCTCCGACCTTGCCTACTTCTTTGTCCAGCGGGGGTACTGA